From the genome of Actinomycetota bacterium:
CTTCATTTGGACACCTCCTTGCTCTGCTTCTTTTTTACACAAAGCAAGTATAGGGGGTGTCCACCATGTTTCTGAACCCGGGCACTCGCCGCGCTTCTTCAACCCTGAAACCGCATGCCGAAGCGATGAAGGAGGATGTTCTACGTTTTTAGAGCCGAAATCCGGCGCGATGCTCTTCGGCATAAACGCTCGCCCCTCCCCCACCGTTAGATCCGCTGCTTTGACAGGACCCCGTCCAATGGGGGTGGCGTTTGATCACTGGGGGTCATGCGCTCGGTCCGATTTCCGTTCTCGCACCCACGCTCGCTTGCCGTTGCCGGCCGGTTACCTCAAGGTCTCCCCCCGCTCGCCGGTAAAAGCCGCATGTCTTCACCCCCGCATCGCATTGTCGTATAACCGTTCACGCGCCCTGAAGCCCCGTAAACCCCCGTAACTGGCCATTTGCCGGATTTTCGCCAAATAATAGCCCGTGCACCGATATGGGAACCGTAAGGAGTGCATACGCCCACCCCATGGCTTCACCGCCGGGCGGGGACGCAGCAAGCGGCTCCCGCGGGTGACGCTTAAGGGGCTCGGGCCCTTGAAAAAACGCGGCGGGCAGAAAGGACTTGCCTGTGGAAAAGGATAACGTGACGTCGCAGCAGATCCGCGCCGGCAGGAATGCGTGAGAGGGAATATGAAAACCGGGGTGCTGATGCGCCTGGGGATCCGCGTTTCGCTCTGCCTTGTCCTGGCACTGGCCGCCTTCGCCACGGGAAGGGGCCAGGCGCTGGCGGACGCGGCTGACCTCATAGAGTATTCCCCCAACCCCATCTACGATCCGGCCGGCCACCGTGCCTATTACCCCAGCGTGATCTACGACCCCGCCGGGTTCTCAGGCCACGGGGCATCCTGTTACTACAAGATGTGGTACGGGGGCTACGGGAGCGAGCCGGGTGCCGCGCACAACGAGGCGGTGACCTATTCCGACGACGGCAAGAGCTGGAGCGCCCCGGTAGAGCTGCAGGGCATCCAATCCGGCGGATATCACGCCAAGGTGGTCTACGTTCCGGAGGGATACGGCGCGGGTCCCTATTATTACAAGATATGGTACTGGACGGGGGTCATGGATTACAGGATAGAAAACATGCGCACCGCGGATTCCGCGGACGGGGTGAACTGGGTCAACGACCAGGCGGTCTCCCAGAACCCGTCCCACCCGCTGGTCACCGGGACCTGGCCGGACTGGAACAGAGGCACTTACGGCCCGGTGTCCGTCCTCTACAACCCCGGCGCCTCCAACAGCGGGGGGAACCCCTTCGACTACTCCTTCACCATGTACTTCGACGGCACCACCGGCGGGGTGCAGGTCATAGGCCTAGCCTACAGCGCCGACGGCAACTACTGGACGCGTTACGGCGATGCCCCCGTTTTGGGGCTGGGGGCGCCGGGGGAATGGGACAGCAACTATGTGACCAGCGGGGAGGTGCTGAGGGACGGCTCCGGACAGTGGCACCTCTGGTATTCGGGGGGAGTATCCGCGGCCCACGAGGGCATCGGCCATGCCGTCTCCGCGGACGGCATCACCTGGACGAAGGACGCCGCGAATCCCATCTTCCACGTCAGCGACGGTGTCCCCTGGCGCAACGTGCGTACCTACACTCCCAGCGTGCTCTACAGCCCGACCGGCTTCGACGGGCACGGCGATGCCGCCAGCTTCAAGATGTGGTTCAACGGCAGGACGAACACCCCAGTGGAAAATTATGCCATCGGCTACGCCTTCTCCCCGTATGCCCAACTGGTCCTGGATAAGACCGCATCTCCCCCGGGGGCGGTAAACCGCGGCTCGGTCATCACCTACACGCTGAGGCTGCGCAACGACGGGTATCTCTCCTCCACGGGAACGGCCATCACGGACGGGCCACCGGGATATACCAGCTACGTTTCAGGCAGCACCACCCTCAACGGAACGCCGGTGCCCGACATAGGCGGCGCCTCGCCCCTGGTCTCCGGCATGGCGGTCAACTCTCCCGGTGAGCCACCCGGCATCATCGCCCCCGGGGAAGAGGCGGTGGCCACCCTCACCGTGCAGGTGGGGGACGACCTTCCCCTGGGGGCCTCCGTGCGCAACGTGGCGCGGGCCACGGCGGACGGCCTGGAGACCGTGGAGGCCTCCTGCGTGAACACCTCCTCCTCGCAGCTCCCCACCACCTGGTATTTCGCGGAGGGGAGCACCCAGCCGGGCTTCGACGAGTACCTGCTCCTGAGCAACATGGAGGGAGACGCGGTGCAGGCGAGCGTGACCTTCCTCAACGAGGGCGGCCGTGAAAGTTCGTTCCCTGTCGAGGTACCCGCCCACAGCCGCGTCACCGTCTACGCGAACTCCCTCGTGCCCGGGGAGAGCGGGGTGGCCGCCATCGTGCAGGGGAACGGCGGCTTCGTATGCGAGCGTGCCCTCTATTACCGGCACCGGGGTATCCTGGGTGGAGACGCGGCCCTGGGGGTTAACGCCCCTTCGCTGGACCTCTTCTTCGCGGAGGGCTTCACGGGCACTCCCGGGAGTCCCTTCGAGGAGTGGATCTGCCTCCTCAATCCCGACACCTCCCCAGCCGAGGTGACCGTTGATTACCTCTTCCCGGGAGGGGCTCACACCTCCCGCACCTACCACGTGCCGGGGCGCCGCCGCGCGAGCATCTCCGTGGACGCGGAGCTCAGCGAGGGGAAGGAGGTCAGCGCCCACCTGCGCAGCGACCGCGCCGTGGTGGCGGAAAGGGCCATGTACTTCCGCTACAACAACGTCTGGGACGGAGGGCATACGGGCAAGGCGGCCACGGGCGCCCGCACCGACTGGTACCTAGCGGAGGGCTACACGGGTTGGGCGGGAAGCCGCTTCGATACCTGGATCCTCGTTTCCAACCAGGAAAGCCGGGAAACCTCGGTGTCGGTCACCTACATGTTCCCGGACGGGAGCACCAGGGAGGTGCGCCACTCCGTGCCCTCCATGGGAAGGCTGACCATCAGCGCGGACAAGGACGTGGGCGAGGAGAAGATGATCAGCGCGCACGTGCACGCTGACCTACCCGTGGTGGTCGAGAGGGCCATGTACTTCGACTACCGGAACACCTGGAGGGGAGGGCATAACAGCTTAGCGGCCGCCGCTCCCGCCCAGGAGTTCTATTTCGCCGAAG
Proteins encoded in this window:
- a CDS encoding DUF11 domain-containing protein; protein product: MKTGVLMRLGIRVSLCLVLALAAFATGRGQALADAADLIEYSPNPIYDPAGHRAYYPSVIYDPAGFSGHGASCYYKMWYGGYGSEPGAAHNEAVTYSDDGKSWSAPVELQGIQSGGYHAKVVYVPEGYGAGPYYYKIWYWTGVMDYRIENMRTADSADGVNWVNDQAVSQNPSHPLVTGTWPDWNRGTYGPVSVLYNPGASNSGGNPFDYSFTMYFDGTTGGVQVIGLAYSADGNYWTRYGDAPVLGLGAPGEWDSNYVTSGEVLRDGSGQWHLWYSGGVSAAHEGIGHAVSADGITWTKDAANPIFHVSDGVPWRNVRTYTPSVLYSPTGFDGHGDAASFKMWFNGRTNTPVENYAIGYAFSPYAQLVLDKTASPPGAVNRGSVITYTLRLRNDGYLSSTGTAITDGPPGYTSYVSGSTTLNGTPVPDIGGASPLVSGMAVNSPGEPPGIIAPGEEAVATLTVQVGDDLPLGASVRNVARATADGLETVEASCVNTSSSQLPTTWYFAEGSTQPGFDEYLLLSNMEGDAVQASVTFLNEGGRESSFPVEVPAHSRVTVYANSLVPGESGVAAIVQGNGGFVCERALYYRHRGILGGDAALGVNAPSLDLFFAEGFTGTPGSPFEEWICLLNPDTSPAEVTVDYLFPGGAHTSRTYHVPGRRRASISVDAELSEGKEVSAHLRSDRAVVAERAMYFRYNNVWDGGHTGKAATGARTDWYLAEGYTGWAGSRFDTWILVSNQESRETSVSVTYMFPDGSTREVRHSVPSMGRLTISADKDVGEEKMISAHVHADLPVVVERAMYFDYRNTWRGGHNSLAAAAPAQEFYFAEGYTGNPGSLFQTWLLIQNTAAGRKPVRVEYVLRGGGVIPQDLVLEPHSRNTVYANDFLRTPSLEFSIRVTCLDGSPSILAERAMYFDYGGPMGRSQGGHNIVGY